One window from the genome of Acinetobacter lanii encodes:
- a CDS encoding MaoC family dehydratase, protein MLYLEDLKIGDQFKSREYEMTLEEIKDFANKYDPQVFHTDEEKAKDHPIFQGIAASGWHTSAVTMRLWTECFPVAGGLIGSESSLRWPRPARVGDRIHVEVEIVAITPSKTKNDRAIVTYVTQARNQVGDVLLLSTTKIVVFKREFASGQG, encoded by the coding sequence ATGTTATATCTTGAAGATTTAAAAATTGGCGATCAGTTTAAAAGTCGTGAATACGAAATGACTTTAGAAGAAATCAAAGATTTCGCCAATAAGTATGATCCACAAGTTTTCCATACCGATGAAGAAAAAGCCAAAGATCATCCGATTTTTCAAGGTATTGCAGCCAGCGGTTGGCATACATCTGCCGTGACCATGCGTCTTTGGACCGAATGTTTCCCTGTGGCGGGTGGTTTAATTGGCTCAGAGTCGAGTCTGCGCTGGCCACGTCCCGCACGTGTGGGTGACCGTATTCATGTCGAAGTTGAAATTGTGGCAATTACGCCGTCGAAAACCAAGAATGATCGTGCCATTGTGACCTATGTGACCCAAGCGCGAAACCAAGTCGGTGATGTGTTGTTATTATCCACCACTAAAATCGTGGTGTTTAAACGTGAATTTGCATCAGGACAAGGCTAA
- a CDS encoding 3-deoxy-7-phosphoheptulonate synthase — protein sequence MNAVTSTLEHTKNIQQEKMLALPYQLKAHFQLTEKLAQQVAEQRQTIQNILDGTDHRLMIITGPCSIHDPEAVLEYAEKLVHLQSLVSDQIFFVMRAYIEKPRTTVGWKGFLYDPNLDGSSDMQLGLELSRELYLEIIQLGLPIASEILSPMATAYFDDLLAWGAIGARTSESQIHREISSQMPYSIGFKNGTDGSIQIALDAIQSASNPHQFLGMSQSGLPSILASKGNPHAHLILRGSNTGTNHQAAEIAKIKEKNKGILPALVIDCSHGNSAKNPLNQPEVLKKIVAERAETEVRGVMLESFLVDGQQKISSDMRYGQSVTDGCLGWEKTQQLYLEAADSLRVQGS from the coding sequence ATGAATGCTGTAACTTCGACTTTAGAACACACTAAAAATATCCAACAGGAAAAAATGTTGGCTTTGCCTTACCAGTTAAAGGCACATTTCCAATTGACGGAAAAATTGGCACAGCAAGTGGCTGAACAACGCCAAACCATTCAAAATATTTTAGATGGCACAGATCATCGTTTAATGATTATTACTGGACCATGTTCAATTCATGACCCTGAAGCTGTCCTTGAGTATGCTGAGAAACTCGTTCATCTACAAAGCCTGGTTTCAGATCAAATTTTCTTCGTGATGCGTGCTTATATTGAAAAACCACGCACTACCGTGGGTTGGAAAGGGTTCTTGTATGATCCAAATTTGGATGGATCATCCGACATGCAATTGGGTTTAGAACTCTCTCGTGAATTGTATTTAGAGATTATTCAACTTGGTTTACCGATTGCCTCTGAAATTTTAAGTCCTATGGCGACCGCTTATTTCGATGACCTGTTGGCTTGGGGGGCGATTGGGGCACGTACCAGTGAATCGCAAATTCACCGTGAAATTTCCAGTCAAATGCCATACAGCATTGGTTTCAAAAATGGCACCGATGGCTCAATCCAAATCGCACTCGATGCGATTCAATCTGCATCAAACCCTCATCAGTTCTTGGGCATGAGTCAATCGGGTCTGCCAAGTATTTTAGCATCTAAGGGTAACCCGCATGCGCATTTGATTTTACGTGGATCAAATACTGGCACCAATCATCAAGCGGCTGAAATTGCCAAAATCAAAGAAAAGAATAAAGGGATCTTGCCTGCACTGGTGATTGATTGTAGCCATGGCAATAGTGCAAAAAACCCACTTAATCAGCCTGAAGTCCTCAAGAAAATCGTGGCTGAACGCGCTGAAACTGAAGTGCGTGGTGTAATGCTAGAAAGTTTCTTAGTTGATGGTCAACAGAAAATTTCATCAGATATGCGCTATGGTCAATCCGTAACCGACGGTTGCTTGGGTTGGGAAAAGACCCAACAATTGTATTTAGAGGCTGCTGACAGTTTGAGAGTGCAGGGAAGTTAG
- the gcvH gene encoding glycine cleavage system protein GcvH — MNHPSTLKYATTHEWVKIEGDLVITGISDHAQDALGDLVYVEAPEVGRQLTAGEAVGVVESVKTASDIHAPISGVVVEINENLEDDPDFVNDEPYGKGWIYKIKADNIADVEKLLSSADYEAGL; from the coding sequence ATGAATCATCCTTCAACGCTGAAATATGCCACGACACACGAATGGGTAAAAATTGAGGGTGACCTTGTGATTACGGGTATTTCGGACCATGCACAAGATGCTTTGGGCGATTTGGTCTATGTCGAAGCACCAGAAGTTGGTCGTCAACTCACTGCGGGTGAAGCAGTCGGTGTGGTTGAATCGGTCAAAACCGCGTCTGATATTCATGCCCCAATTTCAGGCGTAGTGGTTGAAATCAATGAAAATCTTGAAGATGATCCTGATTTCGTCAATGACGAGCCATATGGCAAAGGCTGGATTTATAAAATCAAAGCGGACAATATTGCAGATGTTGAAAAATTACTTTCAAGTGCAGACTATGAAGCAGGTCTTTAA
- a CDS encoding helix-turn-helix transcriptional regulator, translating into MKIGSVRPDLGIPGVYGLLLLDVVSRWGYSAESLFAPFHYTPEQLADPEFRIPLNTANEMIILARKMTGESSLGYHLGNQMRISIHGFIGYAIMTSNEIMDALILANRFIQLRMPFLQFHFSTFTEQVSLQLQCDIDIEPLRTEIVMALTFGVMTMAKALTGIDDLQGEINFDFPKPEGFEKYLARMSSQHTVHFDQTHFLASFDKKYLSLKMVNADPIASQIAINQCEAELSELGERRRISMRVRDILTHSEQHYLSIEHVADRLHMSDRTLKRQLAAEGTSFSTLVDEVRYRHATSLLSRTDYSLEQIADELGYSDVANFSRAFKRWSGRSPSSWRKDPYL; encoded by the coding sequence ATGAAAATAGGCTCAGTTCGCCCAGATTTAGGCATTCCAGGTGTATATGGACTTTTGTTACTAGACGTTGTTTCACGTTGGGGCTATAGCGCAGAATCTCTTTTTGCCCCATTTCATTACACCCCCGAACAACTTGCCGATCCTGAATTTCGTATTCCCCTGAACACGGCCAATGAGATGATTATCTTGGCACGTAAAATGACCGGTGAAAGTTCATTGGGCTACCATTTGGGCAATCAAATGCGCATTTCCATTCATGGGTTTATTGGCTATGCCATCATGACCTCGAATGAAATTATGGATGCCTTGATTTTAGCCAATCGCTTTATTCAACTGCGGATGCCCTTTTTACAATTTCATTTTTCTACATTCACTGAACAAGTTTCATTGCAATTACAATGCGATATTGATATCGAACCACTCCGCACTGAAATTGTAATGGCACTGACCTTTGGTGTAATGACCATGGCCAAAGCCTTAACTGGGATTGATGATTTACAAGGTGAAATTAATTTTGATTTTCCAAAACCTGAAGGCTTTGAAAAATATTTGGCGCGCATGTCATCCCAGCATACGGTGCATTTTGATCAAACCCATTTTTTGGCCAGTTTTGATAAAAAATATCTGAGTTTAAAAATGGTCAATGCTGACCCGATTGCCAGTCAAATTGCAATTAATCAATGTGAAGCAGAACTGTCTGAATTGGGTGAGCGCCGTCGTATTTCGATGCGTGTGCGTGATATTTTGACCCATTCGGAGCAACACTATCTCAGCATTGAACATGTCGCAGATCGATTACATATGTCGGATCGCACCTTAAAAAGACAGCTTGCTGCTGAAGGCACCTCCTTTTCAACTTTAGTCGATGAAGTGCGTTACCGACATGCGACTTCGCTGCTGTCCCGTACCGATTATAGCCTTGAACAAATTGCCGATGAATTAGGTTATTCCGATGTCGCCAATTTCAGCCGAGCCTTTAAACGTTGGAGTGGGCGTAGTCCAAGCAGTTGGCGTAAAGATCCATATTTATAA
- a CDS encoding S-(hydroxymethyl)glutathione dehydrogenase/class III alcohol dehydrogenase, whose translation MKSRAAVAFGPGQPLQIVELDVAPPKAGEVLVKITHTGVCHTDAFTLSGDDPEGVFPAVLGHEGAGIVVQVGEGVTSVVPGDHVIPLYTAECGECLFCQSGKTNLCVSVRATQGKGLMPDGTTRFSYNGEPVYHYMGCSTFSEYTVVAEVSLAKVNPEANPEHVCLLGCGVTTGLGAVKNTAKVQEGDTVAVFGLGGIGLAVVQGAKKAKASRIIAIDTNPEKFKLAEQFGATEFLNPKDYDRPIQEVIVEKTGWGVDHSFECIGNTNVMRSALECAHRGWGQSIIIGVAGAGQEISTRPFQLVTGRSWKGTAFGGVKGRSELPGMVEEAMKGDIQLEPFVTHTMGLDQINEAFDLMHEGKSIRSVIHFED comes from the coding sequence ATGAAATCTCGCGCAGCCGTAGCATTTGGTCCAGGTCAGCCCCTTCAAATTGTTGAATTAGATGTTGCTCCACCCAAAGCTGGCGAAGTTTTGGTTAAAATTACCCATACAGGCGTATGCCATACCGATGCATTTACTTTGTCAGGCGATGATCCTGAAGGTGTGTTCCCTGCAGTACTGGGTCATGAAGGTGCTGGTATTGTGGTGCAAGTCGGCGAAGGCGTGACCAGTGTCGTTCCAGGTGATCATGTGATTCCACTCTATACTGCTGAATGTGGCGAATGCTTATTCTGTCAATCCGGTAAAACCAATCTGTGTGTATCGGTTCGTGCGACCCAAGGTAAAGGCTTGATGCCAGATGGTACCACGCGTTTTTCATATAATGGCGAACCTGTTTATCACTACATGGGGTGTTCAACGTTCTCAGAATATACCGTTGTGGCAGAAGTTTCGTTAGCCAAAGTCAATCCTGAAGCCAACCCTGAGCATGTCTGTTTACTCGGTTGTGGTGTGACCACAGGTTTAGGTGCTGTTAAAAATACAGCCAAAGTTCAAGAAGGTGACACTGTTGCCGTGTTTGGTCTCGGTGGTATTGGTCTTGCGGTTGTGCAAGGTGCAAAAAAAGCCAAAGCCAGCCGTATTATTGCGATTGATACTAATCCTGAAAAATTCAAATTGGCTGAACAGTTTGGTGCAACTGAGTTTTTAAATCCAAAAGATTATGATCGCCCAATTCAAGAAGTGATTGTAGAAAAAACAGGTTGGGGCGTAGACCATTCATTTGAATGTATCGGGAATACCAATGTCATGCGTTCTGCACTCGAATGTGCGCACCGTGGTTGGGGACAATCGATCATTATTGGTGTGGCAGGTGCAGGTCAAGAAATTTCAACCCGTCCATTCCAATTGGTGACTGGGCGTTCTTGGAAAGGTACAGCATTTGGTGGCGTGAAAGGGCGTTCAGAATTACCAGGCATGGTTGAAGAAGCCATGAAAGGTGATATTCAACTTGAGCCATTTGTAACGCATACCATGGGCTTAGACCAAATCAATGAAGCATTTGATTTGATGCATGAAGGTAAATCGATTCGTTCGGTGATTCATTTTGAAGATTAA
- a CDS encoding bifunctional diguanylate cyclase/phosphodiesterase, with protein MSILDLHNDSILNQGESSQNKSTPKKAQLSDDFKLALDLLPQMVWLTKSGIGYANKAFTSYIGSDSVHLSDHDWIKFLHPEDAEHLYNIWNNAQKTGQKFEKECRIKNKDGEYQWFLLIAESSKQYQQYYDWTMTCTNIHERALKLRETADLLRANTDMLDVSVDCIKIITPEGNVSHMNRSGCLALLGKERVRKFGMSWLGLLPAEIREQGQQAIKLAAKGQNARFAGKSVYGDLTMYWDNILTPVINENGETTSILCVSRDITKQRVAELKLKISSECDELTGLMNRRAFKLKLKQSISEAKRKKTSIGMMFIDLDHFKNINDTLGHPAGDHLLRVLSKRLSKCLNEHAYVARLGGDEFAVIVTNMHSTDELIKATAKVLKQNEAPVTFAGKLINGGMSIGCAVYPQDATDVLGLMKCADTALNDLKERGRGGVRMYDAEMLEIAEQKTQQLETTRYILRENRVVPFYQPKVRLDNREIIGFEALLRWRDDEKNVHFPASIVEAFNDYELASKISEVMHDKIFTDMASWIKSGIKVVPISINASPVEFMRDNYAELLIKRLESYAIPPELIEIEITEHILSDRGSEFVIRALKKLKAYGIRISLDDFGTGHSSMTHLRDYPVDCLKIDYAFVNRMNEEQSISSIVEGIAKLGPILSLDVIAEGIETVQQLDSLQQVGCKYGQGFLFSRAICAKEAQSMLQDQVSKA; from the coding sequence ATGAGTATTCTTGATTTACATAATGATTCCATTTTGAATCAGGGAGAGAGTTCTCAAAATAAGTCGACACCAAAAAAAGCACAACTCAGTGACGACTTCAAACTCGCTCTAGATTTACTTCCGCAAATGGTTTGGTTAACAAAATCAGGAATTGGCTATGCCAACAAAGCATTTACTTCTTATATCGGCTCAGATTCAGTTCACCTAAGTGATCATGATTGGATTAAGTTTTTGCATCCAGAGGATGCAGAACATCTTTATAACATTTGGAATAATGCACAAAAGACTGGTCAAAAATTTGAAAAAGAATGTCGCATAAAAAATAAAGATGGTGAATACCAATGGTTCTTATTGATTGCTGAAAGTAGCAAGCAATATCAGCAGTATTATGATTGGACCATGACGTGTACCAATATCCATGAACGTGCATTGAAACTTCGTGAAACTGCCGATTTACTTCGTGCCAATACCGACATGCTTGATGTCAGCGTGGACTGTATCAAAATCATTACCCCAGAAGGTAATGTGTCGCATATGAACCGTTCAGGGTGTCTTGCACTCTTAGGCAAAGAGCGTGTGCGTAAGTTTGGTATGTCATGGTTGGGGCTATTGCCAGCAGAAATACGTGAACAAGGGCAGCAAGCGATTAAACTGGCGGCTAAAGGTCAAAATGCACGTTTTGCAGGTAAAAGTGTATATGGTGATTTGACCATGTATTGGGACAATATCCTAACCCCTGTAATAAATGAAAATGGTGAAACCACCAGTATCCTTTGTGTGTCACGTGACATTACCAAACAACGTGTTGCTGAACTTAAACTTAAAATTTCCAGCGAGTGTGATGAGCTCACCGGTTTAATGAACCGTCGTGCCTTCAAACTGAAACTTAAACAATCGATTTCAGAAGCCAAGCGTAAAAAAACCAGTATCGGTATGATGTTTATTGATTTAGACCATTTCAAAAACATCAATGACACGTTGGGGCATCCAGCAGGTGATCATTTATTGCGTGTACTGTCTAAGCGTTTGTCGAAATGCTTAAATGAACATGCCTATGTGGCGCGTTTGGGGGGCGATGAGTTTGCAGTGATTGTGACCAATATGCACAGCACCGATGAATTAATTAAAGCGACAGCGAAAGTTTTAAAGCAGAATGAAGCACCTGTAACTTTTGCCGGAAAGTTGATTAATGGCGGTATGAGTATTGGTTGTGCGGTGTATCCTCAAGATGCAACCGATGTATTGGGCTTAATGAAATGTGCCGACACCGCCTTAAATGACTTGAAAGAACGTGGCCGTGGTGGCGTACGTATGTACGATGCTGAAATGCTTGAAATTGCAGAACAGAAAACTCAGCAGCTAGAAACCACCCGTTATATTTTACGTGAAAATCGTGTGGTACCGTTCTATCAACCTAAAGTGCGTTTAGACAACCGCGAAATCATTGGCTTTGAAGCTTTATTACGTTGGCGTGATGATGAAAAAAATGTACATTTCCCAGCCAGTATTGTAGAAGCGTTTAATGACTATGAGTTGGCAAGTAAAATCAGTGAAGTGATGCATGACAAAATTTTCACCGATATGGCGTCTTGGATCAAATCGGGCATTAAAGTTGTGCCGATATCGATTAATGCCTCGCCTGTAGAATTTATGCGCGATAATTATGCTGAGCTACTCATTAAACGTTTAGAAAGTTATGCAATTCCGCCTGAATTGATCGAAATTGAAATCACGGAACATATTTTATCCGACCGTGGTTCTGAGTTTGTGATTCGTGCGTTGAAAAAACTCAAAGCTTATGGCATTCGCATCTCACTAGACGACTTTGGTACCGGTCATTCTTCTATGACCCATTTACGTGATTATCCTGTTGATTGCTTAAAAATTGATTATGCTTTTGTCAATCGTATGAATGAAGAGCAGTCGATTAGCTCGATTGTTGAGGGGATTGCGAAACTTGGTCCGATCTTGTCTTTAGACGTCATTGCCGAAGGAATCGAAACGGTGCAGCAGCTCGATAGCCTGCAACAAGTCGGTTGTAAATATGGTCAAGGTTTCTTATTCAGTCGTGCCATTTGTGCCAAAGAAGCGCAAAGTATGTTGCAAGATCAAGTCAGCAAAGCTTAA
- a CDS encoding alpha/beta fold hydrolase yields MQLNYEFTQAESSLAQGTLVLIHGLFGSLSNLGVLARAFQTDYDIVQIDLRNHGLSEHSDEMNYSVMAHDVIETLDQLKIEQFSVIGHSMGGKVAMKLSEIAPSRLAKLIVLDMAPVAYQQRHHDAIFKALNAVTEAQVQTRKQATEIMQSEIHENGVIQFLLKSFNQGQWHFNVEVLYRYYTEITGWNEIKPWTKPSLFIRGENSQYIAQPEYVDAIYKQFPHAKIKTVSNAGHWLHAEQPEQVIAHIRTYLQQIKSEV; encoded by the coding sequence ATGCAACTCAACTATGAATTCACTCAGGCCGAATCTAGTCTGGCACAAGGAACACTGGTTCTGATTCACGGTTTATTTGGAAGTTTGAGTAATTTAGGCGTGTTGGCAAGGGCATTTCAAACTGATTACGACATTGTGCAAATTGATCTGCGTAATCATGGCTTGTCAGAACATAGCGATGAAATGAATTATAGTGTTATGGCACACGATGTCATCGAGACGCTAGATCAGCTTAAGATCGAACAATTTTCTGTGATTGGTCACTCTATGGGGGGCAAAGTCGCAATGAAATTGAGCGAAATTGCCCCCTCACGTTTAGCCAAATTAATCGTTTTAGATATGGCGCCGGTGGCCTATCAACAACGCCATCACGATGCCATATTCAAAGCCTTAAATGCAGTAACAGAAGCTCAGGTTCAAACACGTAAACAAGCCACAGAGATCATGCAAAGTGAGATCCATGAAAATGGCGTCATTCAGTTTTTACTTAAATCTTTTAATCAAGGGCAGTGGCACTTCAATGTCGAGGTGCTATATCGATATTATACTGAGATTACGGGTTGGAATGAGATTAAGCCATGGACGAAACCGAGTTTGTTTATTCGTGGTGAGAATTCTCAATATATTGCCCAACCTGAATATGTCGATGCCATATACAAGCAGTTTCCACACGCAAAAATTAAAACCGTATCCAATGCAGGACATTGGTTGCATGCTGAACAGCCTGAACAAGTGATTGCACATATTCGCACTTATTTACAGCAAATTAAGTCAGAAGTTTGA
- a CDS encoding PilT/PilU family type 4a pilus ATPase: MYTAELLNEARNFMFRLLKNVFEHGGSDLFISADFPPSMKHQGMMKPLSSQALTGEKTRLFAYSLMNDKQRDEFERELECNFAISIPEVSRFRINVFQQQLNVGMVIRTITSEIPTFSKLKLPASLKDVIMEKRGLILVVGGTGSGKSTSLAAMIDHRNENSAGHIITVEDPVEYVHKHKKSMVTHREVGVDCHNWHNALKNTLRQAPDVILIGEIRDTETMEHAIAFAETGHLCLGTLHANNANQTLDRIINFFPEERRNQLLMDLSSNMKAIISQRLIRTEDGNGRRAAVEIMLNTPLVSDVILKGNFHELKEIMTKSRELGMQTFDQALFDLYNEGAISYDEAIRNADSMNELRLKIKLNSTRKNEHSAKSNSSFSMFDDDIGQEA; encoded by the coding sequence ATGTACACAGCTGAATTATTGAATGAAGCGCGCAATTTTATGTTTCGCTTACTCAAAAATGTCTTTGAGCACGGAGGCTCAGATCTGTTTATTTCTGCAGATTTTCCACCGAGTATGAAGCATCAAGGCATGATGAAGCCTTTAAGTTCTCAAGCCTTAACCGGTGAAAAAACCAGACTGTTTGCTTACAGCCTGATGAATGATAAGCAACGTGACGAATTCGAACGAGAACTTGAGTGTAACTTTGCAATCAGCATTCCAGAAGTTTCACGCTTCCGGATCAATGTGTTTCAACAACAGCTCAATGTCGGCATGGTGATTCGAACCATTACATCTGAAATTCCAACCTTCAGTAAACTGAAACTTCCAGCATCGTTAAAAGATGTAATTATGGAAAAACGCGGTCTAATTTTGGTGGTTGGGGGAACCGGTTCAGGTAAATCGACTTCATTGGCGGCAATGATTGATCATCGTAATGAAAACTCAGCAGGGCATATCATTACTGTTGAAGATCCTGTGGAATATGTACATAAACATAAAAAGTCGATGGTGACGCATCGTGAAGTGGGTGTGGATTGTCACAATTGGCACAATGCACTCAAGAACACCTTACGCCAAGCACCTGACGTGATTTTGATTGGTGAGATTCGTGATACCGAAACTATGGAACATGCCATCGCATTTGCTGAAACTGGACACCTTTGTCTAGGCACATTGCATGCCAATAATGCCAATCAAACCCTGGATCGCATTATTAACTTTTTCCCTGAAGAACGTCGCAACCAATTGTTAATGGATTTATCTTCCAATATGAAAGCGATTATTTCTCAGCGACTGATTCGTACCGAAGATGGCAATGGCCGTCGTGCCGCAGTGGAAATTATGCTGAATACACCTTTAGTGTCGGATGTGATTTTAAAAGGGAATTTCCATGAGCTGAAAGAGATCATGACCAAATCACGTGAATTGGGTATGCAGACTTTCGACCAAGCGCTTTTTGATTTATATAATGAAGGTGCCATCAGTTACGATGAGGCTATTCGTAATGCAGACTCTATGAATGAACTGCGTTTAAAAATCAAACTGAATAGTACCCGTAAAAATGAGCATTCAGCAAAGAGTAATAGTTCTTTTAGTATGTTTGATGATGATATTGGGCAAGAAGCATAA
- a CDS encoding amino acid aminotransferase, whose protein sequence is MFQHVDPYAGDPILSLMEEFSKDERTEKVNLSIGLYYNEDNIVPQLNAVKQAHQNIAAGNDKVKLYLPMDGLKSYNDATQALVLGENSQARKDGRAVTIQTLGGSGALKVGADFIKKYFPESDIWVSQPTWDNHIAIFNGAGVQSHFYPYFDATTNGVNVPAMLEELNKLPAKAVVLLHPCCHNPTGADLTPAEWDQVIEVLKARDLLPFLDIAYQGFGQGLEEDAYLIHALDKSGMNFIVSNSFSKIFSLYGERVGGLTFVCDDKETAQKVLGQLKATVRRIYSSPATTGALLVNNVLNDTALTAQWQEELKEMRERIIKMRQLLEQKLSAELPERDFSYLVKQQGMFSYTGLTAEQVDILKEKYGIYLVRSGRMCAAGLNLNNIDTVAKAFAEVLKATA, encoded by the coding sequence ATGTTTCAACATGTAGATCCTTATGCAGGCGATCCAATTCTGTCTTTAATGGAAGAGTTCAGTAAGGATGAACGTACAGAAAAAGTAAATTTAAGTATTGGTCTTTATTATAATGAAGATAACATTGTTCCTCAGCTAAATGCCGTTAAACAAGCCCATCAAAACATCGCTGCTGGCAATGATAAAGTTAAACTGTATTTGCCAATGGATGGTTTAAAGTCTTATAACGATGCGACGCAAGCATTGGTTTTAGGTGAAAACAGTCAAGCACGTAAAGACGGTCGTGCGGTGACTATTCAAACTTTAGGTGGTTCTGGCGCACTGAAAGTCGGTGCAGACTTTATTAAAAAATATTTTCCTGAATCGGATATTTGGGTCAGCCAACCGACTTGGGATAATCACATCGCCATTTTTAATGGTGCAGGTGTGCAATCACATTTCTACCCATATTTTGATGCAACAACCAATGGTGTCAATGTTCCGGCAATGTTGGAAGAGTTAAATAAACTTCCTGCTAAAGCAGTGGTGCTGCTTCACCCATGTTGTCATAATCCAACAGGTGCAGATTTAACGCCTGCTGAATGGGATCAAGTGATTGAAGTGCTCAAAGCACGTGATTTACTTCCATTCTTAGACATTGCTTACCAAGGTTTTGGTCAAGGTTTAGAGGAAGATGCTTACCTGATTCATGCCCTAGATAAATCTGGCATGAACTTTATTGTCAGCAATTCCTTCTCTAAAATCTTCTCCCTTTATGGTGAGCGTGTTGGTGGTTTAACTTTCGTTTGTGACGACAAAGAGACTGCTCAAAAAGTCTTGGGTCAGTTGAAAGCAACGGTACGCCGTATTTATTCAAGCCCTGCAACCACGGGTGCATTGTTGGTGAATAATGTCCTGAACGATACGGCATTAACAGCTCAATGGCAAGAAGAGCTCAAAGAAATGCGTGAACGTATTATTAAGATGCGTCAGCTTCTGGAGCAAAAATTGTCTGCGGAATTACCTGAGCGTGATTTTAGCTACCTTGTGAAGCAACAAGGGATGTTCAGTTACACCGGTTTAACGGCTGAACAAGTGGATATTTTGAAAGAAAAATATGGTATTTATTTGGTTCGTAGTGGTCGTATGTGCGCTGCAGGTTTAAACCTCAACAACATTGACACTGTGGCGAAAGCCTTTGCTGAAGTGTTAAAAGCGACTGCTTAA